Sequence from the Herpetosiphonaceae bacterium genome:
GGAGGGCATGCCTTTACCAGCTTTTGATGATTGGTGCCGGTACGAGCAGAGCGTCTGATCCCGGCACGCGCGCACCCCCTCTCCCAGGGCGATCGGAGAGGGGGTGCAGTGCGCTCTACGGTGCTCGGTTCCAGGTTGTGAGTTTCGCAGCGAGGCGCTTACCCCGGTCCCAGCGTGTACCGGACCGGCCCCGTGCTCCGGCGGGCTTCCGCCTTGGTTCTTTCGTCCGCGCTACGCAGCCGGGCTGGCCGCAGGCACCGTACCGACAGGCAGCGGCTCGTCGCTCGTATCCGAGGCGGTGGCGTCCTCAGCGGGCGCAGCGGCGACGGCTTCGGGAGCGGGCGCAGCGGCGACAGCGGCATCAGCTTCGTCGATCGCGGCTTCGGCGGCGGCCTGCGGGGAGGCGGTAGCCGGAGCGGGCGCGGCTTCGGCGGGCTTCTTGTCGGCAATCGCATCTGGCAAATCCTGCTCGACGCGGCGCAGCGGACGGTAGAGGTAGCCGCCCGCCGCGGTCAGCATCGCGATCATGCCGATCAGCACAAACAGGAGGCCAACGCCACGGCCCGGCCCGCTGCCGATGATCGCTCCAATGCTTCCGGCCAGCGCGCCGTCGTTCGCCATCAGCGGCTCAAAGACCTGATCGGAGAGCGGCCCGGCCAGCACATAGGCGAGCGGCGCGCACGACCACGAGATCATCAGGCGTGTAGCGAAAACGCGGCCCTGCACTTCCGCTGGGACCTTCATTTGCCAGATCGCCTGGCTACAGCCGTTGATAAACGGGATGCAGAACATGCAGGTGAACGAGGCGATGCCGATCAGCACGGGCGAGGCTTGCAGCCCGGCCAGGAGCAGACTGAAGCCAAAGAACAGGCCAAGGCCGAGAATCCCATGAATCCGCCGCTTGGGACCGCCCGTGGTGCTGAGCACCAGGCTGCCGACAAGCAGGCCAGCGCCGCCCAGCGAGCCGATCGTGCCGAGGACTGGCGTGGTAGAAAACTTCAGGATCAGCGGCGTGAACAACACCTGGGCCATGCCGAAGGCGAAATTGACGATCGCGAAGAAGATCAGCATGCTGAGCAGCCCGGCCCGTCCGGTGATATAGTTCCAGCCATAGCCCGCCTCGCGCAGCACCGAGCGCTTCTGGGCCGAGCCGGAGCTGGCAGGATTCGGGATCTGCACCAGCAGCAGGCTCGCGATGGCGACCAGAAACGTGATGAAATCGATCAGCACGATGCCCTGCAAATCGATCGTCAGGATCAGAAAGCCCGCCAGGAGCGGCGCGACGATCTGCGCGGCGGCGCCGCCAAACTGGATCATCCCGTTCGCGCGTGTCAGATGCTCCTTCGGCATCAACATCGTGGTCGAGGCGGTGTAGGCCGGAAGCTGAAAGGCACGCATCACCGAGCGGATCGCGACCATGATGTAGATGTGCCAGATCATGAGCTGATCGGTCCAGAGCAGCCCGGCCAGCAGCAGCGATAGCACCGCCGCTCCACAGTCGGTTGCAACCAGCACTTTGCGGCGATCCCAGCGATCGACGTACACGCCCGCCATCGGCGAGATCAGAATGCTGGGCAGGACACCCGCCAGTGTAATGAGCGCGAACAGCGTCACGGAGCCGGTCCGCTGATAGGCCCAGACGCCGAGCGCGAAGTTCGTCAGGGCGTTTCCAAACATGGACACGGCCTGTCCAAACCAGATGATCGAGAAGTCCCACATCTTCTGGCTGGCCGTTTTTGGTTGAGCAACTGCGCTCTGTGCCATTTCGTTCCTCCTGATAGGATAGAAAGCGTTCTTTGATAGCTGTCGGTTTCCCAGATATGTATGCTTTGTTCTTTCGGCTTGTGGCCCTGCGGCGCTAGCCTGGAAGCGCCAGCGCCTCCGCCTCCGGTAGCTGAGCAACCCACTCGTCGCTATAGACCAGATCGAGATAGCGCTCGCCGCGATCCGGCAGGATC
This genomic interval carries:
- a CDS encoding MFS transporter; amino-acid sequence: MAQSAVAQPKTASQKMWDFSIIWFGQAVSMFGNALTNFALGVWAYQRTGSVTLFALITLAGVLPSILISPMAGVYVDRWDRRKVLVATDCGAAVLSLLLAGLLWTDQLMIWHIYIMVAIRSVMRAFQLPAYTASTTMLMPKEHLTRANGMIQFGGAAAQIVAPLLAGFLILTIDLQGIVLIDFITFLVAIASLLLVQIPNPASSGSAQKRSVLREAGYGWNYITGRAGLLSMLIFFAIVNFAFGMAQVLFTPLILKFSTTPVLGTIGSLGGAGLLVGSLVLSTTGGPKRRIHGILGLGLFFGFSLLLAGLQASPVLIGIASFTCMFCIPFINGCSQAIWQMKVPAEVQGRVFATRLMISWSCAPLAYVLAGPLSDQVFEPLMANDGALAGSIGAIIGSGPGRGVGLLFVLIGMIAMLTAAGGYLYRPLRRVEQDLPDAIADKKPAEAAPAPATASPQAAAEAAIDEADAAVAAAPAPEAVAAAPAEDATASDTSDEPLPVGTVPAASPAA